One segment of Fusobacterium massiliense DNA contains the following:
- a CDS encoding thioredoxin family protein: MNRIKNYSELLDKIKTEEKFLLYIKTENCSVCEVDFPKVKEIIDENNYPAYYIQAETMPEAVGQLNLYSSPVVILFYQGKEFHRQARIIDFIELDYRIKQTKGI, from the coding sequence ATGAATAGAATAAAAAATTACAGTGAGCTATTAGATAAAATTAAGACAGAAGAAAAATTTTTATTATATATAAAAACAGAAAATTGTTCTGTATGTGAAGTAGATTTTCCAAAAGTTAAAGAAATAATTGATGAAAATAACTATCCAGCTTACTATATTCAAGCAGAAACAATGCCAGAAGCAGTGGGACAGTTAAATTTGTATTCTTCTCCAGTAGTAATATTATTTTATCAAGGAAAAGAATTTCATAGACAAGCTAGAATAATAGATTTTATTGAATTAGACTACCGAATAAAACAAACAAAAGGGATTTAA
- a CDS encoding MATE family efflux transporter encodes MNSIGSIEKKALIALTIPIFLELLLVTIVGNIDTLMLGYYSDKAVGTIGGITQLLNIQNVIFSFINMATSILIAQFLGAKDHKRVKQVISVSIVLNISLGIILGGIYLFFWKILLQKINLPEELISIGKNYFQMVGGLCIFQGIILSCGAILKSHGRATETLIINVGVNILNIIGNSLFIFGWLGFPILGPTGVGISTIISRAIGCIVAYYIMCKYCNFTFKKSFLKPFPFKIIKNILSIGLPTAGENLTWNIGQLLVVAMVNTMGTEIIAARTYLMLISSFIMTLSIALGQGTAIQIGHLVGAGKNHEVYNKCLKSVKIAFIFAFVTTTIVCIFRTPIMHIFTTNPKILEASLKIFPFMIFLEMGRVFNIVIINSLHAAGDIKFPMIMGMTCVFAVAVSLSYLFGISFGWGLIGIWIANASDEWIRGLAMYFRWKSKKWQNKSFV; translated from the coding sequence GTGAATAGTATAGGAAGCATAGAAAAAAAAGCATTAATTGCTTTAACAATTCCAATATTTTTAGAATTACTATTAGTGACTATTGTTGGAAATATAGATACTTTAATGTTGGGTTATTATAGTGATAAAGCTGTTGGAACTATCGGAGGAATAACTCAACTTTTAAATATTCAGAATGTTATATTTAGTTTTATCAATATGGCTACTTCTATTTTAATTGCCCAATTCTTAGGTGCTAAAGATCATAAAAGAGTCAAGCAAGTAATAAGTGTATCTATTGTATTAAATATCAGTTTGGGAATTATCTTAGGAGGAATTTATTTATTTTTTTGGAAAATTCTACTACAAAAAATTAATCTTCCTGAAGAACTTATCAGTATAGGAAAAAATTATTTTCAAATGGTTGGAGGTCTTTGTATTTTCCAAGGAATAATACTATCTTGTGGAGCTATACTTAAAAGTCATGGTAGAGCCACTGAAACTTTAATTATAAATGTAGGAGTAAATATCTTAAATATTATTGGAAATAGTTTATTTATATTTGGTTGGCTAGGATTCCCTATTTTAGGACCTACAGGTGTTGGAATTTCAACAATTATATCCAGAGCCATTGGTTGTATTGTAGCCTATTATATAATGTGTAAGTACTGTAATTTCACATTTAAAAAATCTTTTTTGAAACCTTTCCCTTTTAAAATTATAAAAAATATTTTATCTATTGGCTTACCAACTGCTGGGGAAAATTTGACTTGGAATATAGGACAACTACTTGTTGTAGCTATGGTAAATACAATGGGAACAGAAATAATAGCTGCCCGTACCTATTTAATGCTTATTAGTAGTTTTATAATGACTTTATCTATAGCTTTAGGTCAAGGAACTGCAATACAGATTGGTCATTTAGTAGGAGCTGGTAAAAATCATGAAGTTTATAATAAATGTCTAAAAAGTGTAAAAATTGCATTTATTTTTGCTTTTGTTACAACTACAATTGTTTGTATATTTAGAACTCCTATTATGCATATATTTACAACTAATCCTAAAATATTAGAAGCTTCTCTAAAAATATTTCCTTTTATGATATTTTTAGAAATGGGAAGAGTATTTAATATAGTTATTATTAACTCATTACATGCTGCAGGAGATATAAAGTTTCCTATGATAATGGGAATGACTTGTGTTTTTGCTGTTGCTGTATCTTTATCTTATTTATTTGGAATTTCATTTGGTTGGGGACTGATTGGAATATGGATAGCCAATGCTAGTGATGAGTGGATAAGAGGACTTGCAATGTATTTTAGATGGAAGAGTAAAAAATGGCAAAATAAAAGCTTTGTTTAA
- the metF gene encoding methylenetetrahydrofolate reductase [NAD(P)H], with product MKIGDIFKNKVLTTSFEVFPPNDKVGLDQVYNCLDILTLENPDFISVTYGAGGNTKGRTVEIAERIKSQNNVESLAHFTCIGSKKEEIDRVLNELEKNNIENILALRGDYPIDRDLEPGDFNYAKDLIKYIREKKGDKFSIGAAYYVEGHRETNDLLDLFHLKEKVDTGVDFLISQIFLDNEFFYSFRDKLEKLQIDKPLVAGIMPVTNAKQIKKITSLCSCTIPKKFLKILEKYEDNPAALKEAGLAYAIEQIIDLVASDINGIHIYTMNKPETAKKIIDATGIIRK from the coding sequence ATGAAAATTGGAGATATTTTTAAGAATAAAGTTTTAACAACATCGTTTGAGGTTTTTCCACCAAATGATAAAGTAGGATTAGATCAGGTTTATAATTGTTTAGATATATTAACATTAGAAAATCCTGATTTTATAAGTGTTACATACGGAGCTGGTGGAAATACTAAAGGAAGAACCGTTGAAATAGCAGAGAGAATAAAAAGTCAGAACAATGTTGAATCATTAGCTCATTTTACTTGTATAGGTTCTAAAAAAGAAGAAATAGATAGAGTTTTAAATGAGTTAGAAAAAAATAATATAGAAAATATTTTAGCTTTAAGGGGGGATTACCCAATTGATAGGGATTTAGAGCCTGGAGATTTTAATTATGCTAAAGATTTAATAAAATATATTCGTGAAAAAAAGGGAGATAAATTCTCTATAGGTGCAGCATATTATGTTGAAGGTCATAGAGAAACTAATGATTTATTAGATTTGTTTCATTTAAAAGAAAAAGTTGATACAGGTGTAGATTTTTTAATTTCACAAATTTTCTTAGATAATGAATTTTTTTATAGCTTTAGAGATAAACTAGAAAAATTACAAATAGATAAGCCTTTAGTAGCTGGAATTATGCCAGTAACAAATGCAAAACAAATAAAGAAAATAACTTCACTTTGTTCTTGTACTATACCTAAGAAATTTTTAAAAATTTTAGAAAAATATGAAGATAATCCAGCTGCACTTAAAGAAGCAGGACTTGCTTATGCAATAGAACAAATAATAGACTTGGTTGCTTCTGATATAAATGGTATACATATTTATACAATGAATAAACCAGAAACTGCAAAAAAAATTATAGATGCAACAGGAATAATTAGAAAATAG
- a CDS encoding homocysteine S-methyltransferase family protein: protein MFEFEKELRERILVLDGAMGTVLQKYELSAEDFNGAKGCYEILNETRPDIILEVHKKYIEAGADIIETNSFNCNAISLKDYHLEDKVYELAKKSAEIAKEAVIQSGKKVYVFGSIGPTNKSLSFPVGDIPYKRAVSFDEMKEVIKVQTAGLIDGGVDGILLETIFDGLTAKAALLGVEEVFEEKNIKLPISISATVNRQGKLLTGQSMDSLITSLDRDSVVSFGFNCSFGAKDLVPLVIKMKEKTTKFISLHANAGLPNQNGDYVETAQKMRDDLFPLIENQAINILGGCCGTAYDHIKAISELVKGQKARILPEVSLLEDCLSGNETYNFKDKFTCVGERNNISGSKLFRTMIEEHNYLKALEVARQQIDAGAKVLDINVDDGILDSVEEMKNFLRVLQNDSFIAKVPIMIDSSDFSVIEEGLKNTSGKAIVNSISLKEGEEEFLRKAKIIRKFGAAIVVMAFDEKGQGVSAERKIEICQRAYDLLKSIGVKNSDIVFDPNILSVGTGQEADRYHAREFIKTIDYIHQNLKGCGIVGGLSNLSFAFRGNNVLRAAFHHIFLEEAVPRGFNFAILNPKEQAPHWSDDEREKIKSFIFGDSTDMEELLSLNLVKRKEEAQIFAETPEDKIRKALIQGGSESLKEVIDELLKKYKALEILENILMSSMQEIGKLFEQGELYLPQLIRSASVMNNCVDILTPFLEKVDKSSSKGKILMATVDGDVHDIGKNIVGTVLECNGYEVIDLGVMVPKEKIVETAKEVNADVVTLSGLISPSLKEMERVADLFQKVGMQVPILIAGAATSKLHTGLKVLPNYDYSLHVTDAMDTITVVSQLLSTKRKDFLETKQNQLRKLAKRYLDTNENKIEEKKLLPEVSKTNRYTPKVLGKQFLSLPVEIFEDELKWDIALYALRVKNTPEEAKTLEDLKKIYEKMIEEKVEFRVAYGYFRAKKTDEVLEMGGFTFEISPEIAQYIEKDDYVGAFVISVGSKIFADDKYLSLLETLLCNAIAETASEYMEKRVSEDIIPTFLRPAIGYPILPDHSLKKVVFDMVDGERTGAKLSTSFAMSPLSSVCGLYLCNDNSKY, encoded by the coding sequence ATGTTTGAATTTGAAAAAGAATTAAGGGAAAGAATATTGGTATTAGATGGGGCAATGGGAACTGTTTTACAAAAATATGAATTAAGTGCAGAGGATTTTAATGGTGCCAAAGGTTGTTATGAAATTTTAAATGAAACAAGACCAGATATTATTTTAGAAGTTCATAAAAAATATATAGAAGCTGGAGCAGATATTATCGAAACCAATAGTTTTAACTGTAATGCTATTTCACTTAAAGATTATCATTTAGAAGATAAAGTATATGAACTAGCTAAAAAATCTGCTGAAATCGCTAAAGAAGCGGTTATTCAAAGTGGAAAAAAAGTCTATGTTTTTGGTTCAATAGGTCCTACAAATAAGAGTTTATCATTTCCTGTAGGAGACATACCTTATAAAAGAGCTGTTAGTTTTGATGAAATGAAAGAAGTTATTAAAGTTCAAACGGCAGGTCTTATTGATGGTGGAGTTGATGGAATATTACTGGAAACTATATTTGATGGGCTTACTGCAAAAGCTGCTTTACTTGGTGTTGAAGAAGTTTTTGAAGAAAAAAATATAAAACTTCCAATTTCAATATCAGCCACTGTTAATAGACAAGGTAAATTGCTTACAGGTCAAAGCATGGATTCTCTTATAACCAGTTTAGATAGAGATTCCGTTGTTTCTTTTGGTTTTAACTGTTCTTTCGGAGCAAAAGATTTAGTTCCTTTGGTTATTAAAATGAAGGAAAAAACAACAAAGTTTATTTCTTTACATGCTAATGCTGGTCTTCCTAATCAAAATGGTGATTATGTTGAGACAGCTCAAAAGATGAGAGATGACTTATTTCCACTTATAGAAAATCAAGCTATAAATATTTTGGGTGGTTGTTGTGGAACAGCTTACGATCATATAAAAGCAATTTCTGAATTAGTTAAAGGTCAAAAAGCAAGAATTTTACCAGAAGTAAGTTTGTTGGAAGACTGTCTTTCAGGTAATGAAACATATAATTTTAAAGATAAGTTTACTTGTGTTGGAGAAAGAAATAATATATCAGGTTCTAAATTATTTAGAACAATGATAGAAGAGCATAATTACCTAAAAGCTTTAGAGGTCGCTAGACAACAAATTGATGCCGGTGCAAAAGTTTTAGATATAAATGTAGATGATGGAATATTAGATTCTGTTGAGGAGATGAAAAATTTCCTAAGGGTTTTACAAAATGATAGTTTTATTGCAAAAGTGCCTATTATGATAGATTCATCAGATTTTTCAGTTATTGAAGAAGGGCTTAAAAATACCTCGGGGAAAGCAATAGTAAACTCTATTAGTTTAAAAGAAGGAGAAGAAGAGTTTTTAAGAAAAGCAAAAATTATCAGAAAATTTGGAGCAGCCATAGTTGTTATGGCTTTTGATGAAAAAGGTCAAGGAGTTAGTGCCGAAAGAAAAATAGAAATCTGTCAAAGAGCCTACGATTTATTAAAATCAATAGGTGTAAAAAATTCTGATATAGTTTTTGATCCAAATATTTTAAGTGTTGGAACAGGACAAGAAGCTGATCGTTATCATGCTAGAGAGTTTATTAAGACTATTGATTATATACATCAAAATCTAAAAGGTTGTGGTATTGTTGGAGGATTAAGTAATTTATCATTTGCTTTTAGAGGAAATAATGTTTTAAGAGCAGCATTTCATCATATCTTTTTAGAGGAAGCTGTACCAAGAGGATTTAATTTTGCTATTTTGAATCCAAAGGAGCAAGCTCCACATTGGTCTGATGATGAAAGAGAAAAAATAAAATCTTTTATTTTTGGTGATAGTACAGACATGGAAGAACTTCTATCATTAAATCTTGTTAAAAGAAAAGAAGAAGCACAAATATTTGCTGAAACACCTGAAGATAAAATAAGAAAAGCTCTTATTCAAGGGGGAAGTGAATCTTTAAAAGAAGTTATAGATGAACTTCTAAAAAAGTATAAAGCTCTTGAAATTTTGGAAAATATTTTAATGTCATCTATGCAAGAAATTGGAAAATTGTTTGAGCAAGGGGAGCTTTATTTACCTCAACTTATTCGTTCAGCTTCTGTAATGAATAATTGTGTTGATATTTTAACTCCTTTTTTAGAAAAGGTTGATAAATCATCATCTAAAGGTAAAATATTAATGGCTACTGTTGATGGAGATGTACACGACATAGGTAAAAATATAGTTGGAACTGTTTTAGAATGCAATGGTTATGAAGTTATAGATTTAGGTGTAATGGTTCCTAAAGAAAAAATTGTTGAAACTGCAAAAGAAGTAAATGCAGATGTAGTAACTTTAAGTGGACTTATAAGTCCTTCATTAAAAGAAATGGAAAGAGTAGCAGACTTATTTCAAAAAGTTGGAATGCAAGTACCTATCTTAATTGCTGGAGCTGCTACATCAAAACTTCATACAGGTTTGAAAGTATTACCTAATTATGATTATTCATTGCATGTAACAGATGCTATGGATACTATAACAGTAGTCTCTCAATTATTATCAACAAAAAGAAAAGACTTTTTAGAAACAAAACAAAATCAATTAAGAAAATTAGCTAAAAGATATTTGGATACCAATGAAAATAAAATAGAAGAAAAGAAATTGCTTCCAGAAGTTTCTAAAACTAATAGATATACACCAAAAGTACTGGGAAAACAATTTTTATCTTTACCAGTTGAGATTTTTGAAGATGAATTAAAATGGGATATCGCTTTATATGCTTTAAGAGTTAAGAATACTCCAGAAGAAGCTAAGACTTTAGAAGATTTGAAAAAAATCTATGAAAAAATGATAGAAGAAAAAGTCGAATTTAGAGTAGCTTATGGATATTTCAGAGCTAAGAAGACAGATGAAGTACTTGAAATGGGAGGATTTACATTTGAAATTTCTCCAGAAATTGCTCAATATATAGAAAAAGATGATTATGTTGGTGCTTTTGTAATATCTGTTGGAAGTAAAATTTTTGCAGATGATAAATATTTAAGTTTACTTGAAACTTTATTGTGTAATGCAATAGCTGAAACTGCATCTGAATATATGGAAAAAAGAGTATCTGAAGATATAATTCCTACTTTCTTAAGACCGGCTATTGGTTATCCTATATTACCAGACCATTCATTAAAGAAAGTTGTATTTGATATGGTTGATGGAGAAAGAACAGGAGCAAAATTAAGTACATCATTTGCTATGAGTCCTTTAAGTTCTGTATGTGGCTTATATTTATGTAATGATAATTCGAAGTATTAA
- a CDS encoding co-chaperone GroES yields the protein MNIRPLGERVVIKAIKKEEKTKSGIILASKNLNSDNQIFYAEVLAIGKGESLADIKVGATVICPKNIGYEIKEDDEKYIIINAEDILAISE from the coding sequence ATGAATATCAGACCTTTAGGAGAAAGAGTGGTAATTAAAGCTATCAAAAAAGAAGAAAAAACAAAAAGTGGAATTATATTAGCTAGTAAGAATTTAAATTCAGATAACCAAATTTTTTATGCCGAAGTATTAGCAATAGGAAAAGGAGAAAGTTTAGCAGATATAAAAGTTGGGGCAACCGTTATATGTCCTAAAAATATTGGCTATGAAATAAAAGAAGATGATGAAAAATATATTATTATAAATGCAGAAGATATATTAGCTATTTCTGAATAA
- a CDS encoding ATP-dependent nuclease, producing the protein MKLLNIQIKNWQLFSNIRLELKDFLVFTGNFNSGKSAFFKAMLFFFQVCSLHKDDIKDITKDVEISGTFKNDNGDLFNLKLTRKFNEKEKYYINNNISKKSESSWHEITEKEYKKYISKISLFYIPANLDLEQLKYLLNKLFERKGLEKYINFYHTFNSAIKEKISFSYYRHLLIDLLNEVSSNENNNFWENCILLWEKPEFYLTPQEERECYEILLKNSHLNLMILVSTTSSRFIELNNYHSLCLFRKTNNDIEIFQYQGKLFSGDEITNFNMNYWINPDRSEIFFAKKVILVEGQTDKIVLSYLAKKLKIYNYSYSIIECGSKSTIPQFIRLLNAFKIPYVAVYDKDNHYWRNESELFNSNQKNILIQKTIKRNLGSFIEFENDIEEEIYHESRERKNYKNKPFFALETVVDENYKIPINLEKKLRKIFE; encoded by the coding sequence ATGAAATTATTAAATATACAAATAAAAAATTGGCAACTATTTTCAAATATAAGACTAGAATTAAAAGATTTTTTAGTTTTTACTGGAAATTTTAATAGTGGGAAATCTGCATTTTTTAAGGCTATGCTTTTCTTTTTTCAAGTTTGTAGTTTACATAAAGACGACATTAAAGATATAACTAAAGATGTTGAAATAAGTGGAACTTTTAAAAATGATAATGGAGATTTATTTAATTTAAAACTCACAAGAAAATTTAATGAAAAAGAAAAGTATTATATAAATAACAATATATCTAAAAAATCCGAATCTAGTTGGCACGAGATAACAGAAAAAGAATATAAAAAGTACATTTCAAAAATATCTTTATTCTACATACCTGCTAACTTAGATTTAGAACAACTAAAATACTTGTTAAACAAGCTTTTTGAAAGAAAAGGCTTAGAAAAATATATAAATTTTTATCATACATTTAATTCAGCGATAAAAGAAAAAATAAGTTTTAGTTATTACAGACATTTATTGATAGATTTATTGAATGAAGTTAGTTCTAATGAAAATAATAATTTTTGGGAAAATTGTATTCTTTTATGGGAAAAGCCTGAATTTTACTTAACTCCTCAAGAAGAAAGAGAATGTTATGAAATACTATTAAAAAATTCTCATTTAAATTTAATGATTCTCGTTTCAACAACTTCTAGTAGATTTATAGAACTTAACAATTATCATTCTCTATGCCTATTTAGAAAAACTAATAATGATATTGAAATTTTTCAATATCAAGGTAAACTTTTTTCTGGAGATGAGATAACAAATTTTAATATGAATTATTGGATTAATCCAGATAGAAGTGAAATATTTTTTGCTAAAAAAGTAATATTAGTTGAAGGACAAACAGATAAAATTGTACTTTCATATCTAGCAAAAAAATTAAAAATTTATAATTATAGCTATTCTATTATAGAATGTGGTAGTAAAAGTACTATACCACAATTTATAAGGCTTTTAAATGCTTTTAAGATACCATATGTTGCTGTCTATGATAAAGATAATCACTACTGGAGAAATGAAAGTGAACTATTTAACTCTAATCAAAAAAATATTTTAATTCAAAAAACAATTAAAAGAAATTTAGGTAGTTTTATAGAATTTGAAAATGATATTGAAGAAGAAATTTATCACGAAAGCAGAGAAAGAAAGAACTATAAGAACAAACCTTTCTTTGCCTTAGAAACAGTTGTTGATGAAAATTATAAAATACCTATAAATCTAGAAAAAAAGCTTCGAAAAATTTTTGAATAA
- the groL gene encoding chaperonin GroEL (60 kDa chaperone family; promotes refolding of misfolded polypeptides especially under stressful conditions; forms two stacked rings of heptamers to form a barrel-shaped 14mer; ends can be capped by GroES; misfolded proteins enter the barrel where they are refolded when GroES binds), giving the protein MSKIINFNDEARKKLEIGVNTLADAVKVTLGPRGRNVVLEKTYGAPLITNDGVTIAKEIELEDPFENMGAALVKEVAIKSNDVAGDGTTTATILAQAIVKEGLKMLSAGANPIFLKKGIELATREAIEILKQKAKKIESNEEISQVASISAGDEEIGKLIAQAMEKVGETGVITVEEAKSLETTLEVVEGMQFDKGYVSPYMVTDSERMTAELENPFILLTDKKVSSMKELLPLLEQTVQMSRPVLIIADDIEGEALTTLVINKLRGTLNVVAVKAPAFGDRRKAILEDIAILTGGEVISEEKGMKLEEASVEQLGKAKTVKVTKDLTVIVDGAGQQNEILARANSIKSQIEETTSEYDKEKLQERLAKLAGGVAVIKVGAATEVEMKERKLRIEDALNATRAAVEEGIVSGGGTILLDIIDSMKEFSETGEIAMGIEIVKKALEAPIKQIAENSGLNGGVVLEKVRTSPKGFGFDAKNEKYVNMIESGIIDPAKVTRAAIQNSASVASLLLTTEVVIANKKEDDKSSMNGAGMMPGMM; this is encoded by the coding sequence ATGTCAAAAATTATAAATTTTAATGATGAAGCTAGAAAAAAATTAGAAATAGGAGTTAATACTCTTGCTGATGCAGTAAAAGTTACATTAGGTCCAAGAGGAAGAAATGTTGTTTTAGAAAAAACTTATGGTGCTCCATTAATAACAAATGATGGAGTTACTATTGCAAAAGAAATTGAACTTGAAGATCCTTTTGAAAATATGGGTGCTGCTCTTGTAAAAGAAGTTGCAATAAAATCTAATGATGTTGCGGGAGATGGAACTACCACAGCTACCATTCTAGCACAAGCCATTGTAAAAGAGGGACTAAAAATGTTAAGTGCTGGAGCCAATCCAATATTCTTAAAAAAAGGAATTGAACTTGCAACTAGAGAAGCTATTGAAATTTTAAAACAAAAAGCAAAAAAAATAGAATCAAATGAAGAAATATCACAAGTTGCCTCTATTTCGGCTGGTGATGAAGAAATAGGAAAACTTATAGCACAAGCTATGGAAAAAGTTGGTGAAACTGGAGTTATTACAGTAGAAGAAGCAAAATCTTTAGAAACTACTTTAGAAGTTGTAGAAGGAATGCAATTTGATAAAGGATATGTATCTCCTTATATGGTAACAGATAGTGAAAGAATGACTGCTGAACTTGAGAATCCTTTTATACTTTTAACTGATAAAAAAGTTTCATCTATGAAAGAGTTACTACCATTACTGGAACAAACAGTGCAAATGTCTAGACCTGTTCTAATAATTGCAGATGATATAGAAGGAGAAGCTCTAACAACTTTAGTTATTAATAAATTGAGAGGAACTTTAAATGTTGTTGCAGTTAAAGCTCCAGCATTCGGTGATAGAAGAAAAGCTATCTTAGAAGATATTGCTATTTTAACTGGTGGAGAAGTTATTTCTGAAGAAAAAGGTATGAAACTGGAAGAAGCTAGTGTTGAACAATTAGGAAAAGCTAAAACAGTAAAAGTTACAAAAGATTTAACTGTTATAGTTGATGGTGCTGGACAACAAAATGAAATTTTAGCTAGAGCTAATTCTATTAAATCTCAAATAGAAGAAACTACATCTGAATACGATAAAGAAAAATTACAAGAAAGACTTGCTAAATTGGCTGGTGGAGTAGCTGTAATAAAAGTTGGGGCTGCTACTGAAGTTGAAATGAAAGAAAGAAAATTAAGAATAGAAGATGCTCTAAATGCAACAAGAGCAGCTGTTGAAGAAGGAATTGTTTCAGGTGGAGGAACTATACTTCTTGATATAATTGATTCAATGAAAGAATTTTCTGAAACAGGTGAAATTGCTATGGGAATTGAAATTGTTAAGAAAGCACTTGAAGCTCCTATTAAACAAATTGCTGAAAATTCTGGACTTAATGGTGGGGTAGTATTAGAAAAAGTTAGAACTTCTCCAAAAGGATTTGGTTTTGATGCCAAAAATGAAAAATATGTAAATATGATAGAATCAGGAATTATTGACCCTGCTAAAGTTACAAGAGCAGCTATTCAAAATTCTGCCTCTGTTGCTTCATTACTTCTAACTACGGAAGTTGTTATAGCTAATAAAAAAGAAGATGATAAATCTTCTATGAATGGAGCAGGTATGATGCCTGGAATGATGTAA
- the trhA gene encoding PAQR family membrane homeostasis protein TrhA, whose product MDLDRKLSFSEELANVISHGIMAVATLVLLPIGSIWGYSHGGYTEATGISIFLISLFLMFMSSTLYHAMEYNSSHKVVFRVLDHIFIYVAIAGSYTPVALVIIGGWKGILIVIIQWIIVLIGVLYKSISTKSMPKLSLTLYLVMGWIAIFFFPTLVKKANLVFLILIILGGLMYSIGTYFFMKDYKKYYHTIWHIFIDIAAILHLIAIVFFLYKR is encoded by the coding sequence ATGGATTTAGATAGAAAACTTTCTTTTTCAGAAGAACTTGCAAATGTAATAAGTCATGGAATAATGGCTGTTGCAACTTTAGTTTTACTTCCTATTGGAAGTATTTGGGGATATTCTCATGGTGGATACACAGAAGCTACTGGGATAAGTATATTTTTAATTTCGCTTTTTTTAATGTTTATGAGTTCAACTTTGTATCATGCAATGGAATACAATAGTTCACATAAAGTCGTATTTAGAGTGCTTGACCATATTTTTATATATGTGGCAATTGCTGGAAGTTATACACCGGTAGCTTTAGTAATTATTGGTGGTTGGAAAGGGATTTTAATAGTTATTATACAGTGGATAATAGTTTTGATTGGTGTTTTATATAAATCAATATCAACCAAAAGTATGCCAAAATTAAGTTTAACTCTTTATTTAGTCATGGGTTGGATTGCCATATTTTTCTTTCCAACTTTAGTAAAAAAAGCAAATTTAGTTTTTTTAATATTAATTATTCTTGGTGGACTTATGTATTCGATAGGAACTTATTTTTTTATGAAAGATTATAAAAAATACTATCATACAATATGGCATATATTTATAGATATTGCTGCTATTCTACATTTAATAGCAATTGTATTTTTCTTATATAAAAGATAG